Proteins encoded in a region of the Amyelois transitella isolate CPQ chromosome 9, ilAmyTran1.1, whole genome shotgun sequence genome:
- the LOC106142846 gene encoding cell division cycle 5-like protein, which yields MPRIMIKGGVWRNTEDEILKAAVMKYGKNQWSRIASLLHRKSAKQCKARWYEWLDPSIKKTEWSREEDEKLLHLAKLMPTQWRTIAPIIGRTAAQCLERYEYLLDQAQKKEEGEDMGDDPRKLKPGEIDPNPETKPARPDPKDMDEDELEMLSEARARLANTQGKKAKRKAREKQLEEARRLAALQKRRELSAAGIAVPIRRKKKRGVDYNSEIPFEKRPAAGFYDTSTEVVDPMAPDFSRLRQQHLDGELHSEKEERDRRKDKSKLKQRKENDVPQAMLMGDQPARKRSKLVLPEPQVSDQELQQVVKLGRASEAARAAAGAAGAASDALLADYALTPAPATALRTPAQHQDRILMEAQNVMALTHVDTPLKGGLNTPLHQSDFSGALPQSQALATPNTVLATPFRSSRSEVSTPGSFNTPSQNASQTALATPGLRDKLSINPEDRLSGGDTPQVANQLQKQLKATVRNALQSLPAPRNDYEIVVPDSQADDADSVASHAALVEDQADADARLLREQEEKRAAALALRSRAVQRGLARPLEVNAAVLRGAGALAPLQQAEELLKAEMVTMLHYDALKDPPPGVDKKRAVQLQASHLAYLEQHPYEEFTAEELDAAKAELTKEIEIVKAGMGHGDLSIDAYTQVWEECLAQVLFLPGQNRYTRANLASKKDRLESAEKRLEQNRNHMAKEAKKCSKMEKKLRVLTGGYQSRAASLIKQFQELQDQIEQANLELSTFKFLAEQEKAAIPRRIESLTEDVNRQTDREKQLQKRYGELQAELEELQKGKPVKESQAKMIED from the exons ATGCCGCGAATTATGATAAAAGGCGGCGTTTGGCGCAACACGGAG gATGAAATCCTCAAAGCGGCGGTGATGAAATATGGCAAAAATCAGTGGTCTCGTATCGCATCTTTGCTTCATCGGAAGTCAGCCAAGCAATGTAAGGCTCGATGGTATGAGTGGTTGGATCCCAGCATCAAGAAGACAGAATGGTCTCGGGAAGAGGACGAGAAGTTGCTGCACCTGGCCAAGCTGATGCCAACACAATGGAGGACCATTGCTCCTATTATTGGACGCACGGCTGCTCAATGTTTGGAACGATATGAATATTTACT GGATCAGGCACAGAAGAAAGAGGAGGGAGAGGATATGGGAGATGATCCTCGGAAACTGAAGCCTGGCGAAATTGATCCCAACCCCGAGACCAAGCCCGCCAGACCTGACCCCAAGGATATGGATGAAGATG AATTGGAGATGCTATCAGAAGCCCGCGCCCGTCTCGCCAACACTCAAGGCAAGAAAGCTAAGCGGAAGGCCCGAGAAAAGCAGCTGGAGGAGGCTCGTCGTCTGGCCGCTCTGCAGAAACGGCGAGAGTTAAGTGCTGCGGGCATTGCTGTGCCAATCAG GCGCAAGAAGAAGCGGGGCGTTGATTACAACTCTGAGATTCCGTTTGAAAAGCGTCCCGCCGCGGGCTTCTACGACACTTCCACCGAAGTCGTAGATCCCATGGCCCCGGATTTCTCGAGGCTCCGTCAACAGCATCTGGATGGGGAACTACATTCAGAGAAGGAAGAg CGCGACCGTCGCAAGGACAAATCCAAGTTGAAGCAGCGCAAAGAGAACGACGTACCCCAGGCCATGTTGATGGGAGATCAGCCCGCTCGCAAGAGGAGCAAGCTAGTGTTGCCCGAGCCACAAGTCTCTGATCAG GAGCTGCAGCAGGTGGTGAAGCTGGGCCGCGCGTCGgaggcggcgcgcgcggcggcgggcgcggcgggcgcggcgtcGGACGCGCTGCTGGCCGACTACGCGCTCACGCCCGCGCCCGCCACCGCGCTCCGCACTCCTGCGCAACACCAAGACAG AATCCTGATGGAGGCCCAAAACGTAATGGCACTGACACACGTAGATACGCCCTTGAAGGGTGGGCTCAACACTCCACTGCACCAATCAGATTTCTCCGGGGCCCTGCCGCAGTCACAGGCACTAGCTACGCCCAACACTGTACTAGCTACACCCTTCAG GTCATCGCGTAGTGAAGTATCAACGCCGGGTAGTTTCAACACGCCAAGTCAGAATGCCAGCCAAACTGCACTTGCG aCGCCAGGTCTTCGTGACAAGTTGAGTATCAACCCTGAAGATAGACTGTCTGGTGGCGACACACCACAAGTTGCCAACCAGCTACAAAAACAG CTAAAAGCGACCGTGCGCAACGCCCTCCAATCGTTACCCGCGCCCCGCAACGACTACGAGATCGTGGTCCCCGACAGCCAGGCTGACGACGCGGACTCTGTCGCCTCTCACGCTGCTCTCGTGGAGGACCAGGCCGACGCTGACGCCAGGCTGCTCAGGGAACAGGAGGAGAAAc GCGCAGCGGCCCTGGCGCTGCGGTCGCGCGCGGTGCAGCGCGGGCTGGCGCGGCCGCTGGAGGTGAACGCGGCCGTGCtgcgcggcgcgggcgcgctGGCGCCGCTGCAGCAGGCCGAGGAGCTGCTCAAGGCCGAGATGGTCACCATGCTGCACTACGACGCCTTGAAGGACCCGCCGCCAG GTGTCGACAAAAAGCGGGCGGTACAACTACAGGCATCACATTTAGCGTACCTAGAACAGCATCCGTACGAAGAATTCACAGCGGAAGAACTGGACGCGGCTAAGGCGGAGCTCACCAAGGAAATCGAAATCGTGAAAGCGGGCATGGGCCATGGAGACCTCAGTATAGACGCGTACACGCAAGTGTGGGAAGAATGTCTGGCGCAA GTATTGTTCCTGCCTGGGCAAAACAGATATACGCGAGCGAACCTGGCCAGCAAAAAGGATAGGTTAGAATCAGCTGAGAAGCGGTTAGAACAGAATCGCAACCACATGGCCAAAGAGGCGAAGAAGTGTTCCAAAATGGAGAAGAAACTAAGAGTATTGACAG GTGGTTACCAAAGCAGAGCGGCTTCCCTCATCAAGCAGTTCCAAGAGTTGCAGGATCAGATCGAGCAGGCCAACCTAGAGCTGTCCACATTCAAGTTTCTCGCAGAACAGGAGAAAGCCGCAATTCCGCGCAGGATAGAG TCTTTGACGGAAGACGTGAACCGTCAAACAGACCGCGAGAAGCAGTTGCAGAAGAGATACGGAGAACTGCAAGCAGAGTTGGAAGAGCTACAGAAGGGGAAACCGGTCAAAGAGTCACAGGCGAAGATGATTGAAGATTAG
- the LOC106142845 gene encoding Fanconi anemia group M protein produces MMYSSKPGHSKADVFEDDELFENSSFLTNFENSSFKEKAGFSESHINDSHNTSELNVSALCCDEELNGYDKLTGKTWIYPTNYPVRDYQFNIIKAALLKNTLVSLPTGLGKTFIAAVIMYNFYRWYPLGKIVFTAPTRPLVAQQIDACYNIIAIPPNDTIEMTGHMQVNTRKAHWQSKRVFFATPQVIYNDIMSGICPSDKIRCLVLDEAHRARGNYAYCQIVGSLTDMGHKLYRILALSATPGSRVEDVANVVKNLHIAHLELRTENCLDVAPYSHARKINTVVIKLGPQLTQLRQQYIEILDGYARRLKQFNILPQNLGNLSKGRVVMMYKEYQTKERSARHPQHNIIMKDFTILIALYHGLELLIKHGSRVFLNFFDEHPEKSWMQADDQLTALLERLRDDLGVNPLSLDRSILPDGTIPEMPKNLCFGHPKFDKLKEIMMEHFIKCQKNGQDTRAIVFCEYRESVNLVHCLLLQCRPIITPMMFVGQGASGKDGKTVVSQKQQLRVMRSFRAGACNALVATCVAEEGLDVGAVDLILCFDVASRSPVRLVQRCGRTGRERGGQVHILVTEGREHQTLLDCMRQRDGLNKKVLQSREVESCLYKSNPRMVPHDFVPVCQKMYITVAKKQDPKEKKDGIEKAKKGQKDLRTMLLGRASSGSSTSSKEVDVGTLISEEEFNEMFPDGFDDRKRLPAPKEYWAMSREKLNGMEYAEDLKLHTWLEWQRSLQKTVNIGHSTDSEILSALLQCSDAKRFNMPPSTQNPVFHTQDIATQNLAISSTPRFVLSPAKTKQTKKKTKALPIKSPGKNYGDIRALFSTATKSTKSYTKLINDLGIQDNEGIPTHLINLLVDLSLDNSSKTENCYICQHLGDCSFISNIRKERKKLPLSLRFLLEPKLPNPDLLDDVDANMLSKYGKNNESLINPNINKSVDMDKNLSGNFDLDFDFCSPEFYPAGNDKTPVKSNNNSSPVLSLNKSKSNFELELEFNSPPPETKPTNNSSGNDNFEIGDIEDIFAESSPEENIQKEIMVVSDERVDQSKVKKQGQDKKDPNSEGEALGFFGLDSIDDIFAEDDSFDKLPEPDINDNKIIETVSKNKKIDVPDYENPRSPSILSGKVIPTSPILGSQINTKLKKLSMKKNMIPTTPISDISKTEFIHSHKSLADRSNNKSMFTITQLVDMINKTDNGNLTLHNSNIKKDNSKVELEKGDERSNSPIILTQADKKKSMNISLTNKSNKNLSNKSESLIILDSDSDSSDDTQIYECDFERSKDSVANSSKKNETVLNPSPAPVTSKRKLDFEDDDFATSSPYFNKKHKPNPGSKSLSLKEKVLAALSSNKVFPLSQKNNDPDVNFMTSPVIKLSQKENQNPFGDFISNKKNTEIDKEKECVSEDKIEMLQMFKRHSKVKSPKNIMDNILKNNVSSQKRKMCFDSEDDFVSDDDRNPRPSNDDVKKKSLINHKVRKKKKPNSFLELEAALSGSEPSSDELSDASAGSLADFLCDDDAASPDIHAHYLRSIKSPVNNGVFKIPLLPQKYNKSDLFSQFVEEDNYEMDSFCVDSHIGLTQANDVSELELAEIVLEEKRRAKRNKSPKTVTDESGDSPIVRRKNKITRQIHSDSDDSS; encoded by the exons atgatgTATAGCTCAAAACCCGGTCATTCGAAGGCGGACGTTTTTGAAGatgatgaattatttgaaaattcttcttttctcacaaattttgaaaacagtTCCTTCAAAGAAAAGGCTGGGTTTTCTGAGAGTCATATAAATGACTCTCATAACACCAGTGAACTTAATGTCAG CGCTTTGTGCTGTGATGAGGAACTAAATGGCTATGACAAGTTAACTGGGAAAACATGGATCTACCCCACAAACTACCCAGTCAGGGACTATCAgttcaatattataaaggcaGCTCTGCTTAAAAATACACTT GTAAGTCTCCCGACAGGCCTGGGTAAGACTTTTATAGCCGCTGTCATAATGTATAACTTCTACCGCTGGTACCCTCTTGGCAAGATTGTGTTCACAGCACCCACCCGGCCTCTTGTTGCACAACAAATTGATGCTTGCTACAACATTATAGCTATCCCGCCTAATGACACCATTGAAATGACAG gacACATGCAAGTAAACACTCGAAAAGCACATTGGCAAAGCAAAAGAGTATTCTTTGCGACGCCACAGGTTATATACAATGATATCATGTCAGGCATATGTCCCAGCGATAAGATCAGATGTTTGGTGCTTGATGAGGCGCATAGGGCAAGAGGCAACTATGCGTATTGTCAAATAGTTGGCAGCCTGACGGATATGGGACACAAGTTGTATAGAATACTGGCGTTATCTGCGACCCCTGGGAGTAGAGTTGAAGACGTCGCTAAT gtAGTGAAGAATCTACACATAGCTCACTTAGAACTGAGGACTGAGAATTGTTTAGACGTAGCTCCATATAGCCACGCGCGCAAGATAAACACCGTTGTTATCAAACTAGGGCCGCAATTAACACAACTAAGGCAGCAGTACATTgag ATATTAGACGGATATGCTCGCAGGCTGAAACAGTTCAACATCCTGCCTCAGAACTTAGGAAATCTGTCTAAAGGCCGTGTCGTTATGATGTATAAAGAATACCAGACAAAGGAGCGTAGTGCTAG GCATCCGCAACACAACATTATAATGAAAGACTTCACAATTCTCATTGCTCTATACCATGGCTTGGAATTGCTCATCAAGCACGGTTCCCGAGTATTTCTGAACTTCTTCGATGAACATCCGGAGAAGTCCTGGATGCAAGCTGATGACCAGCTCACGGCTTTGTTGGAGAGGCTAAGAGATGATCTAGGAGTCAATCCGCTATCCTTGGACAGAAGTATATTGCCAGATGGAACTATACCTGAG atGCCAAAAAATTTATGCTTCGGCCATCCCAAATTCGACAAGTTGAAGGAAATCATGATGGagcattttattaaatgtcaAAAGAATGGTCAGGATACCCGCGCTATcg TGTTCTGCGAGTACCGCGAGAGTGTAAACCTCGTGCACTGCCTACTGCTTCAGTGCCGGCCTATCATCACGCCCATGATGTTCGTCGGACAAGGCGCCTCTG GCAAAGACGGCAAGACAGTGGTATCTCAGAAACAGCAGCTGCGCGTGATGCGCAGCTTCCGCGCGGGCGCGTGCAACGCGCTGGTGGCCACGTGCGTGGCGGAGGAGGGGCTGGACGTGGGCGCCGTCGACCTCATCCTGTGCTTCGACGTCGCCTCGCGCTCGCCCGTGCGCCTCGTGCAGAG ATGCGGACGCACAGGCCGTGAGCGAGGCGGCCAGGTTCATATTTTAGTCACGGAGGGAAGAGAGCATCAG ACGTTACTAGACTGCATGCGTCAACGGGATGGTCTGAACAAAAAAGTACTCCAATCACGCGAAGTTGAAAGCTGTTTGTACAAAAGTAATCCTCGTATGGTGCCTCACGATTTTGTGCCCGTCTGTCAGAAGATGTACATCACTGTGGCCAAAAAACAAGACCCGAAGGAGAAGAAAGATGGCATTGAGAAAGCCAAGAAG ggTCAAAAAGATCTAAGAACGATGCTACTCGGCCGCGCGTCTTCAGGCTCAAGTACTTCCAGTAAGGAGGTCGATGTTGGTACCTTGATATCTGAAGAAGAGTTCAACGAGATGTTTCCAGACGGTTTCGACGACAGAAAAAGACTCCCAGCGCCTAAGGAGTACTGGGCTATGAGCAGAG aaaaattaaatggCATGGAGTATGCAGAAGATTTGAAACTGCACACGTGGTTGGAATGGCAGAGAAGCTTACAGAAAACTGTCAACATAGGGCATTCAACGGACAGtgaaattttgtccgccctaTTGCAATGTAGTGATGCTAAGAGATTTAATATGCCGCCATCGACGCAAAATCCAG ttttCCACACTCAAGATATTGCAACACAAAATTTAGCCATATCGTCCACACCTCGTTTTGTGCTTTCGCCAGCAAAAACTAAACAAACTAAGAAAAAGACAAAAGCTTTACCGATAAAGTCGCCGGGAAAAAATTATGGGGATATTAGAGCTCTCTTTAGCACTGCCACCAAATCTACTAAAAGTTACACCAAACTTATTAACGATTTAGGTATACAAGACAATGAAGGCATACCAACACATTTGATAAATCTACTAGTGGACTTAAGTTTAGATAATTCTAGCAAAACGGAAAATTGCTACATTTGCCAACATTTAGGAGACTGCTCTTTTATATCAAAcataagaaaagaaagaaagaaacttCCATTATCTTTGAGATTCCTTTTGGAGCCAAAATTACCAAACCCCGATTTGCTCGATGATGTCGATGCGAATATGTTATCAAAATACGGAAAAAACAATGAAAGTTTGATCAATccaaatattaacaaaagcGTCGACATGGACAAAAATCTCAGTGGCAACTTTGACTTagattttgatttttgttcCCCTGAATTTTACCCTGCAGGTAATGACAAAACTCCtgttaaaagtaataataatagtagtccAGTTCTTAgtctaaataaaagtaaaagcaATTTCGAATTGGAATTAGAATTCAATTCGCCTCCCCCAGAAACAAAACCTACCAATAATTCCAGTGgaaatgataattttgaaattggagATATCGAAGATATCTTTGCTGAAAGCAGCCCTGAGGAAAATATCCAAAAGGAAATAATGGTAGTTAGTGACGAAAGAGTAGACCAAAGCAAAGTTAAAAAACAGGGACAAGACAAGAAGGACCCCAATTCCGAAGGAGAAGCTTTAGGTTTCTTTGGACTAGATAGTATTGACGATATTTTCGCTGAAGACGATAGTTTTGATAAGCTACCTGAACCCGATAtaaatgacaataaaataatagaaactgttagtaaaaataagaaaattgatgTACCCGATTATGAAAATCCACGCAGCCCGTCTATTTTATCAGGAAAAGTAATTCCTACTTCGCCAATACTCGGCAGCCAAATAAATACCAAACTTAAAAAGTTAagtatgaagaaaaatatgatTCCGACTACACCGATAAGTGATATAAGTAAAACTGAATTTATACATTCGCACAAAAGTTTGGCTGATAGAAGTAATAATAAGAGTATGTTCACGATCACACAACTTGTTGACATGATTAACAAAACTGACAACGGGAATTTGACATTACATaattctaatataaaaaaggataaCAGTAAAGTGGAATTGGAAAAAGGTGACGAAAGGAGCAACTCTCCAATTATTTTGACACAAGCtgataaaaagaaatctatGAATATTTCTCTCACAAACAAatccaataaaaatttatcaaataaaagtgAAAGTCTCATAATACTGGACAGTGATAGTGACTCGTCTGATGATACACAAATATATGAATGTGATTTTGAAAGAAGTAAAGATTCAGTAGCAAATTCTAGTAAGAAAAATGAAACAGTTTTGAACCCAAGTCCAGCACCCGTTACTAGCAAAAGAAAGCTAGATTTTGAGGATGACGATTTTGCAACTTCATCTCcgtatttcaataaaaaacataaaccgAATCCAGGTTCTAAATCGCttagtttaaaagaaaaagtgtTAGCAGCATTGTCATCCAACAAAGTATTTCCATTatcccaaaaaaataatgatccTGACGTTAATTTCATGACATCTCCAGTAATAAAATTGTCGCAAAAGGAAAATCAGAATCCTTTTGGTGACTTtattagtaacaaaaaaaatacagagatTGATAAGGAGAAGGAATGTGTAAGTGaagataaaatagaaatgttaCAAATGTTCAAAAGGCATAGTAAAGTGAAAAGTCCTAAGAACATTATGgacaatattttgaaaaataatgtgtCCAGTCAAAAACGAAAGATGTGTTTCGATAGCGAAGACGACTTCGTTTCCGATGACGACAGAAATCCGCGGCCCTCTAACGATGACGTCAAAAAGAAGAGTCTAATTAATCACAAAGTAcgaaaa AAAAAGAAGCCGAACTCATTCCTAGAGTTGGAGGCGGCGCTGTCGGGCTCGGAGCCCAGCTCGGACGAGCTGAGCGACGCGAGCGCCGGCAGCCTGGCCGACTTCCTCTGCGACGACGACGCCGCGTCGCCCGACATACACGCGCACTATCTGCGCTCTATCAA GAGCCCGGTGAATAACGGTGTATTCAAGATACCACTATTACCTCAGAAGTACAATAAATCTGATCTATTCTCGCAATTTGTAGAAGAGGATAATTATGAAATG GATAGTTTCTGTGTCGATTCTCACATCGGTTTGACACAAGCCAACGACGTATCTGAGTTAGAGCTCGCCGAAATTGTTCTAGAAGAAAAACGTAGAGCGAAACGAAATAAGTCTCCAAAAACCGTTACCGACGAAAGTGGAGACAGTCCAATAGTTAgaagaaagaataaaattacgAGGCAAATACATAGCGACTCTGATGATAGTAGTTAG
- the LOC106142826 gene encoding DNA excision repair protein ERCC-1: MELDDGLDDLLAEICEPTSPKQIKLQNDSETQPGSSKEVLAKPAVSKTHCVLVNQKQRGNPLLKSITSVPWEYDDIIPDYEIGKSICVLFLSVRYHNLNPDYINNRLKELGKKYELRVLLVQVDLKDPHIPLKNLTRICLLTDMTLMLAWSPEEAAKVIENYKIYENKPPDRIMEKIENDPHQKIINALSSIKPVNKTDAMTLVKTFGTLENIIKASERRLAEIPGFGATKAKKLYKALHEPFLKRGNLDVSKEKNKDEVFSEDLNLEEVESIEKEVTK, encoded by the exons ATGGAATTAGATGATGGTTTAGACGATTTGTTAGCTGAAATTTGTGAACCCACATCCCctaaacaaattaaacttcAAAATGACTCTGAAACCCAACCCG GTTCATCAAAAGAAGTTCTTGCGAAACCAGCTGTTTCAAAGACCCACTGTGTTTTGGTAAATCAAAAGCAG CGTGGTAACCCACTTTTGAAGTCTATCACAAGTGTCCCATGGGAGTATGATGATATTATACCTGATTATGAAATTGGAAAATCAATATGTGTGCTATTCCTGTCAGTACGATACCATAACTTGAATCCTGACTACATAAATAACAGATTAAAGGAGCTTGGCAAGAAATATGAGCTTCGTGTTCTGTTAGTTCAG GTAGATTTGAAAGATCCACATATACCACTAAAGAATCTAACAAGAATATGCCTCCTGACTGACATGACCTTAATGCTAGCCTGGAGTCCAGAAGAGGCAGCCAAAGTGATAGAAAActacaaaatatatgaaaataagcCCCCAGACAGGATCATGGAAAAAATTGAGAATGACCCACATCAGAAG aTTATAAATGCTCTTTCTTCAATAAAGCCAGTGAACAAAACTGATGCAATGACATTAGTTAAAACATTTGGTACTTTAGAGAATATAATAAAGGCATCCGAAAGGAGGCTGGCGGAAATCCCAGGTTTTGGAGCAACTAAAGCAAAAAAGCTTTACAAGGCATTACACGAACCTTTTCTGAAACGGGGAAATCTTGATgttagtaaagaaaaaaataaagatgaagTGTTTTCAGaagatttgaatttggaagaAGTGGAATCAATAGAGAAAGAAGTTACAAAATAG